One genomic window of Evansella cellulosilytica DSM 2522 includes the following:
- a CDS encoding sugar ABC transporter substrate-binding protein has product MKKVIFIILAFIFICLCYLTVVSAEKVLRTDWKIPSALEQNKTQYRLVLITQDMETPFWDEVGNGALVQADKLSVSMEVWGSYGNNQEDFLKKVELAIHSKVDGIIVQGLNTDEFKHLSKIKASFYGIPIVTIANDVPMDESLRRTYVGSDQYAAGKMIANELVADMGTSGKVVLMYDNREEYYQVQRLHGIHDVLKEYPDIEMIDAETTDMRDQVIATTQEVLNQSPDADAFIAVNANIVGAMLQEISKRFQIEPYYIYSFDDGPESLSLLTQGKLDAIIKQSPEEMGKKGVQLIVEWLDDETVPLEINGYYTDIDILRALEFHE; this is encoded by the coding sequence TTGAAAAAAGTAATCTTTATCATTCTAGCTTTTATATTCATCTGTCTCTGTTACCTTACAGTAGTTTCCGCAGAAAAGGTACTTAGAACTGATTGGAAGATTCCTTCTGCACTAGAGCAAAATAAGACGCAGTATCGCTTGGTCTTAATTACACAAGATATGGAGACCCCTTTCTGGGACGAAGTTGGAAATGGTGCTCTAGTCCAAGCCGACAAGTTAAGTGTAAGTATGGAGGTTTGGGGGAGTTATGGAAATAATCAAGAAGATTTTTTAAAGAAAGTAGAGCTAGCTATACATTCAAAAGTGGACGGTATTATTGTACAAGGACTAAATACGGATGAGTTCAAACATTTATCAAAAATTAAAGCATCCTTCTATGGAATTCCAATTGTCACCATTGCAAACGATGTGCCTATGGATGAAAGTCTTAGGCGAACTTACGTTGGATCGGACCAATATGCAGCTGGTAAAATGATAGCGAACGAACTAGTTGCTGATATGGGAACGTCAGGGAAGGTTGTTCTCATGTATGATAATCGCGAAGAGTACTATCAAGTGCAGCGATTACATGGTATTCACGATGTATTAAAAGAATATCCTGATATCGAAATGATTGATGCAGAAACTACTGATATGAGAGATCAAGTAATCGCTACTACTCAGGAAGTACTGAATCAATCGCCTGATGCAGATGCCTTTATAGCTGTTAATGCAAATATTGTGGGGGCTATGCTACAAGAAATTAGTAAGCGCTTTCAAATTGAGCCGTATTATATTTATTCATTTGATGATGGCCCAGAATCACTTTCACTTCTTACACAAGGCAAACTAGATGCAATTATAAAACAATCACCCGAAGAAATGGGGAAGAAAGGTGTGCAGTTAATTGTAGAGTGGCTAGATGATGAAACAGTTCCTTTAGAAATCAACGGCTATTATACAGATATAGACATATTAAGGGCGTTGGAGTTCCATGAATAG
- a CDS encoding sensor histidine kinase has protein sequence MNSIQKKILLLTTVVVIIMSIIWVALTYYNYKTQNQYNDILQRYLTMNEVSNTSQQVITDINNYMIKPAPDTLSQLNQSKEHVEEVKYEVYKLRNEENDFTLTNYIHLIDSLIETTDRIIMFHSQDNTEASTKEFAEATRIANYISEITLALLDSDLKTYDVFYRGIIEQSEELNKLGIWLLLLITFLLLVVTYWFSLSITRPVQKLTKAANEFSRGRFDTQVKVDTNDEIAFLAKTFERMRININNLISEIKYKAQLERELQQNKILLHESQFRSLQSQINPHFLFNTLNTLSKKAYLEGSEETSDLLVSVAGLLRYNLKRLDRSVTLQDEVNVLQQYMDIQKARFTERLNLYMEVDSSCLDVKIPALTLQPIIENAVIHAVEPEEEGGSIYFRVIDEGESVRVEIEDSGRGMDKGKIKQILEETHIDSEGHSTGIGFSNVVKRLRLFYGYNDVIDIESVVGRGTKVMINIQKNKG, from the coding sequence ATGAATAGTATACAAAAGAAAATCTTATTACTAACTACTGTCGTTGTCATCATTATGTCTATTATTTGGGTAGCGCTGACATATTATAATTATAAAACGCAAAATCAATATAATGATATACTACAGCGCTACTTAACAATGAATGAAGTGTCAAATACGAGTCAACAAGTAATAACTGATATTAATAACTATATGATTAAACCTGCGCCGGATACCTTATCACAACTCAATCAAAGTAAAGAGCATGTTGAAGAGGTAAAGTATGAGGTATATAAGCTCAGAAATGAAGAGAATGATTTCACATTAACGAATTACATTCATCTAATAGATAGTTTAATAGAAACAACGGATCGAATCATTATGTTTCATTCTCAGGATAATACGGAGGCTTCTACGAAAGAGTTCGCTGAAGCAACTCGGATAGCAAACTATATATCAGAAATAACACTTGCATTGCTAGATAGCGATTTAAAAACTTATGATGTTTTTTATCGTGGCATTATTGAACAATCAGAAGAGTTGAATAAGCTAGGTATTTGGCTACTGCTGTTAATCACTTTCTTATTATTAGTAGTTACTTATTGGTTTTCATTAAGTATAACGAGGCCAGTACAAAAATTAACGAAAGCAGCAAATGAATTTTCAAGAGGGAGGTTCGACACACAGGTTAAGGTCGATACAAATGATGAAATAGCATTCTTAGCTAAAACTTTCGAACGTATGCGAATCAATATTAATAATTTAATCTCGGAAATAAAGTATAAAGCACAGTTAGAGCGAGAACTTCAGCAAAATAAAATTCTTTTGCATGAAAGCCAGTTTCGTAGTTTACAAAGCCAAATTAACCCACACTTTTTATTTAATACATTAAATACGTTATCGAAAAAAGCGTATTTAGAAGGATCTGAGGAAACGAGTGACCTGCTCGTAAGTGTAGCGGGATTGTTGAGGTACAATTTAAAGCGCTTAGATCGCTCCGTTACTCTTCAAGATGAAGTCAACGTTTTACAACAATACATGGATATACAAAAAGCAAGATTTACAGAACGGTTGAACTTGTATATGGAAGTAGATTCTTCATGCCTAGATGTAAAAATTCCGGCGTTAACATTACAGCCGATTATTGAAAATGCGGTAATCCATGCTGTAGAACCAGAGGAGGAGGGTGGCAGTATTTACTTCCGTGTCATTGATGAAGGGGAAAGCGTGAGAGTTGAAATTGAAGACAGTGGGAGGGGAATGGATAAGGGTAAAATAAAGCAAATTTTAGAGGAGACTCATATCGATTCAGAAGGGCATTCCACAGGCATTGGTTTTAGTAACGTAGTTAAACGATTACGTTTATTTTATGGATATAATGATGTTATCGATATAGAGAGTGTTGTCGGACGAGGGACGAAAGTGATGATAAATATACAAAAAAACAAGGGGTGA
- a CDS encoding sugar ABC transporter permease → MNIFNEAKILINENIRDYGMYIALLIIIITFTFLTDGLFISSRNISNLLDSAGYIAVLAVGVMLVIVIRHIDLSIGFLAGFLGAIAAILLMQVGLPVYLVIPIILILGTIAGLFTGFLVAKVGIPAFVATLAGWLIYRGAILQVTEKTGTIIVQNDSFNAIGNGYIPSLMQVNGLHLLSLLLGGLSIVFYIYSAVSNRRKKIKYHFEVVSKQIFVLQLVFVSAIIAYITWILAGYNGFSWTVIIMLLVVVVYHFFTTKTVVGRHIYAVGSNPEAAHLSGINVGKITLLVFGSMGLLSALSGILFTARLQAATTTAGTLFELDAIAAAYVGGVSAAGGVGKVTGAIIGAIVMASLTSGMNLMGVGIAYQYMIRGGVLALAVIFDVTTRKKGK, encoded by the coding sequence ATGAATATATTTAACGAAGCGAAAATATTAATCAATGAAAATATTCGAGATTACGGAATGTATATAGCTTTGCTCATTATTATTATTACTTTTACATTTTTAACAGATGGTCTGTTCATTTCATCTAGAAATATAAGTAATCTACTAGATTCTGCAGGATATATTGCGGTTTTAGCTGTAGGAGTCATGCTCGTTATTGTTATAAGACATATTGACTTGTCAATTGGATTTTTGGCGGGCTTCTTAGGAGCTATTGCTGCAATCCTGCTCATGCAAGTAGGTTTACCAGTGTACTTAGTTATCCCAATCATATTAATACTCGGAACAATTGCTGGTTTGTTTACTGGCTTTTTAGTCGCAAAGGTTGGTATACCTGCATTTGTTGCTACTCTAGCAGGTTGGTTAATATATCGTGGTGCAATTCTACAAGTTACAGAGAAAACAGGAACAATTATAGTCCAAAACGACAGCTTCAATGCGATAGGTAACGGCTATATTCCATCCTTGATGCAAGTGAATGGTCTTCATTTACTATCACTACTATTAGGTGGACTAAGTATCGTATTTTACATTTACAGTGCAGTTTCTAACCGAAGGAAGAAGATAAAGTATCATTTTGAAGTAGTTTCAAAGCAGATATTCGTATTACAGTTAGTATTTGTCTCAGCCATTATTGCTTATATTACTTGGATTTTAGCAGGATATAACGGTTTTTCATGGACAGTAATTATTATGCTATTAGTGGTCGTTGTGTATCACTTTTTCACGACGAAAACTGTTGTCGGAAGGCATATTTATGCAGTTGGAAGTAATCCAGAGGCAGCACACCTTAGTGGGATCAATGTAGGGAAAATAACACTCCTAGTTTTTGGATCAATGGGTTTACTTTCGGCGCTATCAGGCATATTGTTTACAGCGCGCCTACAGGCTGCTACGACAACTGCTGGTACTTTATTTGAACTAGATGCGATTGCTGCAGCCTATGTCGGTGGTGTTTCAGCTGCTGGTGGTGTAGGTAAAGTAACAGGAGCAATCATTGGAGCAATCGTAATGGCATCGTTGACTAGTGGTATGAACTTAATGGGGGTAGGTATTGCTTATCAATATATGATTCGTGGTGGTGTACTTGCATTAGCGGTGATTTTTGACGTAACGACAAGAAAGAAAGGGAAGTAA
- a CDS encoding response regulator, whose translation MIKLLIVDDEQIERDGMQVILSHAFPGVTIKQAKNGKEAILIADRFQPHLVLMDIKMPGMNGLESVQHLSNEYPLMKFIMVTAYDTFDYLKRAIKLGVKDYILKPSRASEIVTTVGKVLREVEEEQKKREMIEQQQYTLEKTLSIAETDVVTQLLFDHVHEIHLEMLLEMLDIRSINEMYVMVVLISTGSENMYSTIKEKVRKAGNSLIGALYGNQLPIIMFRDQDKSFRSQAVFMAREILSVAKVNKKTNCFIGIGEVCCSLEEIRKSYSESLVATMDTTLPVKYRFYCDVKSINVVGSEQRVKQREKEFAELIRLGEWEQIHKSIMNLIQSYENEGADTLQTQQRILELLWIVSRLMNEMGVETVSPFYSFQANDYRQLRSETNELLQQMRQLYTKHYDQLELDSIFLMKRYILEHSHEDISLDKLAKKVGLSPIYMSKLFKEKLGVNYIDFLTECRIEKAKQLLKRPDKSIKEITFDVGYHEPNYFSKVFKKMCGVSPKEYRKSIFNRN comes from the coding sequence ATGATAAAGCTCCTCATTGTTGATGATGAACAGATTGAAAGGGATGGGATGCAAGTTATATTGAGCCATGCATTTCCAGGTGTAACCATTAAGCAAGCGAAAAATGGTAAAGAAGCAATCTTAATAGCGGATAGATTTCAACCACATCTAGTATTAATGGATATTAAAATGCCAGGGATGAATGGATTAGAGTCTGTCCAACACTTAAGTAATGAGTATCCTCTAATGAAATTCATTATGGTAACAGCATACGATACTTTTGATTACTTAAAAAGGGCTATTAAACTTGGAGTAAAAGACTACATATTAAAGCCTAGTAGAGCTAGTGAAATTGTGACAACTGTGGGTAAGGTATTGAGAGAAGTGGAAGAAGAACAAAAAAAACGAGAGATGATAGAGCAACAACAGTATACCCTTGAAAAAACATTGTCTATAGCTGAAACAGATGTAGTTACACAACTATTATTTGATCATGTTCATGAAATACACTTAGAAATGCTTTTAGAAATGCTAGACATTCGCTCTATTAATGAAATGTATGTGATGGTTGTATTAATATCAACAGGGTCAGAAAATATGTATTCTACGATTAAAGAGAAGGTAAGGAAAGCAGGTAATAGTTTGATAGGGGCTTTGTACGGTAATCAACTACCGATCATTATGTTTAGAGATCAAGATAAATCATTTCGATCGCAAGCGGTTTTTATGGCAAGAGAAATACTTTCTGTAGCAAAAGTAAATAAAAAAACAAATTGTTTTATTGGGATTGGCGAGGTTTGCTGTTCATTAGAGGAAATTAGAAAATCATATTCGGAGTCTTTAGTGGCTACTATGGATACTACTTTGCCTGTTAAATATCGTTTTTACTGTGATGTTAAGTCTATTAATGTAGTAGGAAGCGAACAACGAGTCAAGCAGCGCGAAAAAGAGTTTGCTGAACTCATAAGATTAGGTGAATGGGAACAAATCCATAAGAGTATTATGAATCTCATTCAAAGCTATGAGAATGAAGGAGCAGACACACTTCAAACGCAACAAAGAATATTAGAATTACTTTGGATTGTATCGCGCCTAATGAATGAAATGGGAGTTGAAACAGTATCACCTTTTTATTCCTTTCAAGCTAACGATTATCGTCAACTTCGATCAGAGACTAATGAATTATTGCAACAAATGAGGCAGTTATATACTAAACATTATGATCAGTTGGAGTTAGATAGTATTTTCTTAATGAAACGCTATATCCTTGAGCATTCTCACGAAGATATCTCCCTAGATAAGTTGGCAAAAAAAGTAGGGTTAAGCCCGATTTACATGAGTAAATTGTTTAAAGAAAAACTAGGTGTCAATTATATTGATTTTTTAACAGAATGTAGAATTGAAAAGGCGAAGCAGTTATTGAAACGACCGGATAAGAGTATAAAAGAAATTACGTTTGATGTTGGATATCACGAGCCCAATTATTTCAGCAAAGTATTTAAAAAAATGTGTGGGGTATCTCCTAAAGAGTATAGGAAATCAATCTTTAATAGAAATTAA
- the xylF gene encoding D-xylose ABC transporter substrate-binding protein, giving the protein MGRRYVRILLFVFIVLYMWALVACEDSEETLISEVTSKSSGADTDHEIEFLGEKVKIGFSMDTLEEDRWVRDRDLFKEAVESLGAEVEIMAANGDDALQLLQAETLISQEIDVLVIVPHNAEATAAIVNKAQLAGVKVLSYDRLIKNADIDLYISFDNEQVGELKARAITSRVPTGKYVYIGGAITDNNAHLFKSGVFNVLKPLIDNGDISIVYDQWTKDWTPTNAFANMEAALIANNNEIDAVIAANDATAGGVIEALEAQGLAGEIPVAGQDADLAAIQRIIEGTQTMTVYKPIKPLAEEAAILAVKLARGEKIETNTTVNNGKIDVPSVLLSPVSVELENISETIIADGFHTREEIYNQKEQ; this is encoded by the coding sequence ATGGGGCGGAGATATGTTCGTATCTTACTATTTGTTTTTATAGTACTGTATATGTGGGCTTTGGTCGCTTGTGAAGACAGTGAAGAGACGCTAATATCTGAAGTCACATCCAAGTCTTCAGGTGCGGATACTGATCATGAAATCGAGTTCCTAGGAGAAAAAGTAAAGATAGGTTTTTCCATGGATACTTTAGAGGAGGATCGATGGGTTAGGGATAGAGACTTGTTTAAAGAAGCGGTGGAGTCACTAGGTGCTGAAGTTGAGATCATGGCAGCTAACGGTGATGATGCACTGCAGCTATTACAGGCGGAAACGTTAATTAGTCAAGAAATAGACGTCTTAGTTATTGTTCCACATAATGCTGAAGCTACTGCTGCAATTGTAAATAAAGCGCAACTAGCAGGAGTAAAAGTACTATCCTATGACCGTCTCATAAAAAATGCAGATATTGATCTGTACATTTCCTTTGATAATGAACAAGTAGGTGAACTAAAAGCGAGAGCAATTACTAGTAGGGTTCCGACTGGGAAATATGTCTATATTGGCGGAGCAATAACTGATAATAATGCTCACCTATTTAAATCAGGTGTATTTAATGTATTGAAACCATTAATAGATAATGGCGATATTTCGATTGTCTATGATCAGTGGACGAAAGATTGGACACCAACGAATGCCTTTGCAAACATGGAGGCTGCCCTTATTGCTAATAATAATGAGATCGATGCAGTCATTGCAGCAAATGATGCAACCGCTGGTGGTGTCATTGAAGCACTTGAGGCACAAGGACTTGCTGGAGAAATTCCAGTAGCAGGGCAAGATGCTGACCTTGCGGCAATACAACGAATTATTGAGGGCACACAGACAATGACTGTATACAAACCGATAAAACCGTTAGCTGAAGAAGCGGCAATACTTGCTGTAAAGCTTGCTAGAGGAGAAAAAATTGAGACTAATACAACAGTAAATAATGGGAAAATAGATGTTCCATCTGTTTTATTATCACCAGTTTCGGTAGAACTAGAAAATATTAGTGAGACAATCATTGCAGATGGATTTCATACGAGAGAGGAAATATACAATCAAAAGGAACAGTAA